A stretch of Sulfitobacter sp. THAF37 DNA encodes these proteins:
- a CDS encoding aminoglycoside phosphotransferase family protein: MTDTAGKTARDYIVETAEAFFDRPVEDVTAPGGESRASFRLRIGGRSLIATLRPNFRRTHLEAHVLRELGEHCDDLPVCLGVSGEVMFQSDVGSRRLNTLIATLDAPRQLDLAAEAVAALFRIHAAARKTKLHEIMPHLGATESWVETFIGGIDQLQELTGGISDAFDRNAACAAVAITGYQFVKWDCRSGNAAIDDDDRLRWFDFEYAGMRHGAEDFAWLIGDEAWPIAPDRMVDVLIDAFDPSCGIPLDDYMHYLAIYMTFHATQRMNLVAREAKKRGWASKHHIRKYDDAGRNPAFAVHIAEVGAYFSDQTTLTAPLTRNFLAARDGFAGILAERLEKRSA, encoded by the coding sequence ATGACCGACACTGCCGGCAAGACCGCGCGCGACTACATCGTCGAGACAGCCGAAGCTTTCTTTGACCGCCCGGTCGAGGACGTGACCGCGCCCGGCGGCGAAAGCCGGGCCAGCTTTCGGTTGCGCATCGGCGGGCGCAGTCTGATCGCGACCCTGCGGCCCAATTTCCGCCGCACCCACCTGGAAGCACATGTCCTGCGCGAACTGGGCGAACATTGCGACGACCTGCCGGTCTGCCTTGGCGTCTCGGGCGAGGTCATGTTCCAGTCCGACGTGGGGTCGCGGCGGCTGAACACGCTGATTGCGACCCTTGACGCCCCCCGCCAGCTCGACCTCGCGGCCGAGGCGGTTGCGGCGCTGTTCCGCATCCACGCAGCGGCGCGCAAGACCAAGCTGCACGAGATCATGCCCCACCTCGGCGCCACGGAATCCTGGGTCGAGACCTTCATCGGCGGCATCGACCAGTTGCAAGAGTTGACGGGTGGCATTTCGGATGCTTTCGACCGCAACGCCGCCTGCGCCGCGGTCGCGATCACCGGGTATCAGTTCGTCAAATGGGATTGCCGGTCGGGCAACGCGGCGATTGACGACGACGACCGGCTGCGCTGGTTCGACTTCGAATATGCGGGGATGCGCCACGGGGCGGAGGATTTTGCCTGGCTCATCGGGGACGAGGCCTGGCCGATCGCGCCCGACCGCATGGTGGACGTCCTGATAGATGCCTTCGATCCGTCATGCGGCATCCCGTTGGACGACTACATGCACTACCTTGCCATCTACATGACGTTCCACGCCACCCAGCGTATGAACCTGGTGGCCCGCGAGGCCAAGAAACGCGGCTGGGCGAGCAAGCATCACATCCGCAAGTATGACGACGCGGGCCGCAACCCCGCATTCGCGGTGCATATCGCCGAGGTCGGCGCGTATTTCTCGGATCAGACGACGCTGACCGCGCCCCTGACCCGCAACTTCCTGGCGGCGCGTGACGGTTTTGCGGGCATCCTGGCCGAGCGGCTGGAGAAGCGCAGCGCCTAG